One Lycium barbarum isolate Lr01 chromosome 5, ASM1917538v2, whole genome shotgun sequence genomic window carries:
- the LOC132642473 gene encoding boron transporter 4-like: protein MKSLGTPFEGIAKDIRGRTSCYKQDWIAGIRSGIGILAPTTYIFFASALPVIAFGEQLSRETDGSLSTVETLVSTAICGIIHSILGGQPLLLLGVAEPTIIMYSYLYKFAKDREDLGQTLYLAWTGWICVLTALILFLLAIFNACSIVNRFTRIAGETFGMLITVLFMQEAIKGIVSEFHIPKSEDPSSEEYQFHWLYTNGLLGIIFTIGLLYTALKSRKARSWWYGTGWFRSFIADYGVPLMVLVWSALSFMVPGKVPSGVPRRLYSPLPWQSASVYHWTVLKDMGKVPPAYIFAAIIPALMIAGLYFFDHSVASQLAQQKEFNLKNPSAYHYDILLLGFMTLLCGLIGLPPSNGVLPQSPMHTKSLAVLKKQLIRKKMVESAKESIKQKASNSEIYGNMQTVFIEIDSSPVTAVVKELEDLKEAIMKRETEDVDGQKSNSIFDPEKHIDAYLPVRVNEQRVSNLLQSLLVAASVGAMPVIKKIPTSVLWGYFAYMAIDSLPGNQLWERILLLFITPGRRFKVLEGVHASFVESVPFKYIAIFTVFQFVYLLVCFGVTWIPIAGILFPLPFFLLISIRQHLLPKLFHPRHLQELDAAEYEEIAGSPKRALSFSFSEMEATIPRTEEGEIELSDAEILDALTTSRGELKVRTASSSEADKRPQVHPN from the exons ATGGGAGCTTGAGCACTGTGGAAACTTTAGTTTCCACAGCTATTTGTGGTATCATTCATTCCATACTGGGTGGCCAACCTCTTCTGTTATTAGGAGTTGCAGAACCTACTATCATTATGTACAGTTACCTCTACAAGTTTGCCAAAGATAGAGAAGACTTGGGACAGACCCTTTACTTGGCTTGGACTGGATG GATTTGTGTCTTGACAGCTCTCATATTGTTTCTTTTAGCAATATTTAATGCCTGCTCTATCGTCAATAGATTTACAAGGATTGCTGGAGAGACTTTTGGCATGCTTATCACCGTGCTTTTCATGCAAGAAGCAATTAAG GGAATAGTCAGCGAGTTTCACATTCCAAAATCCGAGGATCCAAGTTCAGAGGAATATCAATTCCATTGGCTTTACACAAATGGGCTACTTGGAATCATATTCACTATTGGCCTTCTCTATACAGCCTTAAAGAGCAGGAAAGCAAGGTCATGGTGGTACGGCACAG gctggtttagaagcttcatagCTGATTATGGAGTTCCCTTGATGGTACTTGTGTGGTCAGCTCTCTCATTCATGGTGCCAGGAAAAGTTCCATCTGGAGTTCCTAGAAGGCTCTATAGTCCCCTTCCCTGGCAATCCGCTTCTGTATATCACTGGACTGTACTTAAG GATATGGGGAAAGTTCCTCCAGCATACATATTTGCTGCCATAATACCAGCTCTGATGATAGCTGGACTCTATTTCTTCGATCACAGTGTTGCTTCGCAGTTGGCTCAACAAAAGGAGTTCAACCTAAAAAATCCTTCTGCCTATCATTATGATATCTTACTCTTGGGATTTATG ACTTTGCTATGTGGTTTGATTGGATTGCCTCCTTCAAATGGTGTCCTGCCACAATCCCCTATGCATACTAAAAGCTTGGCTGTTCTTAAGAAGCAG CTGATTCGGAAGAAGATGGTCGAAAGTGCAAAGGAGAGTATCAAGCAAAAAGCTAGCAACTCTGAAATCTATGGCAACATGCAAACTGTATTCATAGAAATAGACAGTTCTCCTGTT ACTGCAGTAGTTAAAGAGTTGGAAGACTTGAAGGAGGCAATAATGAAACGCGAAACTGAAGATGTAGATGGTCAAAAGTCAAATAGTATATTTGATCCAGAGAAGCATATTGATGCTTACTTGCCCGTTCGAGTGAATGAACAAAGAGTGAGCAATCTATTACAGTCACTACTAGTGGCAGCATCAGTAGGTGCTATGCCAGTGATAAAGAAGATACCAACCTCAGTTCTTTGGGGATATTTTGCTTATATGGCTATTGACAGCCTGCCTGGAAATCAACTATGGGAAAGAATCTTGCTTCTCTTCATCACCCCTGGCAGGAGATTTAA GGTTCTAGAAGGGGTGCATGCATCTTTTGTGGAGTCAGTACCATTCAAATACATCGCAATCTTCACAGTATTCCAATTTGTGTATTTACTAGTGTGTTTTGGAGTCACTTGGATTCCCATAGCTGGCATTCTATTCCCATTGCCATTCTTTCTCCTCATAAGCATAAGGCAGCATTTGCTACCCAAGTTGTTCCACCCTCGTCATTTGCAAGAGCTTGATGCAGCTGAGTATGAGGAAATTGCTGGTTCTCCTAAACGTGCACTTAGTTTCTCTTTCAGT GAAATGGAGGCTACTATTCCTAGAACTGAAGAAGGAGAAATCGAACTTTCTGATGCTGAGATATTGGATGCACTTACTACCAGTAGAGGAGAGTTGAAAGTCAGGACCGCCAGCTCCAGCGAGGCCGATAAGCGCCCACAA GTTCATCCCAACTGA